TTTTGTTATGCGATCGAGCGTTGCGCCGATATTTTTAAGGTCGTGCCGAACGGCAAACATCGTTTCTATATAACGATAGCCCATATCCTCCAGCTGGAACATCAATTCAATGGCTCCCGCCGGTACCCTCGCGACGGCATACTCGCAGTCAAGCCCGCGAAGCTGCTCTAAATCGGAAAGCGTGTCGTTTGCGGCAAGGTTGATTTCTTTGGCGACAACCCCGAGGTTTCTTTTTTCCCAAACGGCGTCAATAATTTCCATTTCACCCTATCCCCTAAGTTTTGCACACCCTGCCAATTTATTGTTATATAAGGCACAGCCTTTGATAGCAAGCTGTTTTGCCGCAGCAAAAGCCCTATCCGGCAATAAAATTGCCGAACTGACTGAGGGCAACTTTGCCATATTGCACCGCGCCAGTAAATATATTGCCATATATAAAGCAATTCCGCCGAGCTGCCAAACAAAAACAGCAAGGCAGATTGTTGAGCGATAGTAAAGAAATTTTTAAGGACAATGGGTTGCGGTACGTTAGGGCGTAACAGGAGGGCAAACAAAACAGAAGCAAAAGAAAAGCAAAACCCGCCGCCGCACGGCAAAAAACAAAGCCTGCGGCGTTGGAGCGGACATGCGTCAGCTATCTTTTTTGCAGGCTTTGCGCGCGAAAGCAAACCCGAAATTTTCGCAATCCGACAGTTCCGCGGCGTTGGGCGCCCAATTAAGCGTAAGCGCCGGCTCCAGCGACATGCCGGCTTTTTGCAAAAGCTCGTCCATTTCTTTTTGCGCGCCGCCGCTCCAGCCGTAGACGCCGAAAGAAGCCGCCAGTTTGCCCACCGGCTTCAAGCCTTTCAGATAAAGGAGCAAGGCGCCGACAGAGGGCATCATGCCGTAATTGAGCGTAGGCGACCCAAAAAGCGCGCCGGCCGCATCCAGCAGTTCGGCGACTATACGGCTGTTTTCCGCATGCCCGGGTTTATACAGCCGGGCGTCAACGCCCGTTTTGGCCGCGCCTTCCCAAATGGCTTTCGCCATGCGTTCGGTCGCGCCCCACATGCTGTCGTAAACAACCAGCACTTTGTCTTTGACTTTGCCCTGTCCCCAAAAGGCGTATTTATCCAAGATTTCTTTTATATGGGAACGCCAGATGACGCCGTGGCTGGGCGCAACCATGTCGATCGCCAGCCCCTGCGCCTTGTTGAGCGCGCCGCCGATCAGCTTGCTGTACGGCATGAGAATGTTGGCGTAATAGTTTTGCGCTTCTTCCATGATGGCGGATAGCTCGCTCCCGCTGTCGAAAGGGTCGCTGGCGCAAATGTGCTGCCCAAAAGCGTCGTTGGAAAAAAGTATTTTTTTCTCGGGCAGATAGGCCGCCATGCTGTCAGGCCAATGCAACATGGGCAAGGCAACAAAATGCAGGCTGTTTTCGCCAAGCGCAAGTTTGTCGCCCTCTTTTACGATATTATAATCGTACTGTCCGTAAA
The Acidaminococcales bacterium genome window above contains:
- a CDS encoding FprA family A-type flavoprotein: MIFIKQIELAKGIYYVGCKDWKLRDFHGFTTGRGVTYNAYLIVDEKICLVDLVKNTFADELLARISSIVPPEKIDYIVVNHVENDHASALPQVIGKAAGAKIVITAAGAKEAARLYGQYDYNIVKEGDKLALGENSLHFVALPMLHWPDSMAAYLPEKKILFSNDAFGQHICASDPFDSGSELSAIMEEAQNYYANILMPYSKLIGGALNKAQGLAIDMVAPSHGVIWRSHIKEILDKYAFWGQGKVKDKVLVVYDSMWGATERMAKAIWEGAAKTGVDARLYKPGHAENSRIVAELLDAAGALFGSPTLNYGMMPSVGALLLYLKGLKPVGKLAASFGVYGWSGGAQKEMDELLQKAGMSLEPALTLNWAPNAAELSDCENFGFAFARKACKKDS